One genomic window of Microbacterium testaceum StLB037 includes the following:
- the thrC gene encoding threonine synthase has product MAHLWGGVLREYADRLGVTDASTVVTLGEGGTPLLPAPALSRRTGADVWVKYEGMNPTGSFKDRGMTVALSRAVEHGAKAVICASTGNTSASAAAYAAHAGITAAVLVPEGKIAMGKLSQAVAHNGRLIQIRGNFDDCLEIARELADHYPVHLVNSVNPDRIEGQKTAAYEVVEVLGDAPDFHFIPVGNAGNYTAYSRGYREEAARGVATRVPRMFGFQAAGSAPLVRGEVVKNPETIASAIRIGNPASWELALEARDATDGYFGAIDDARILEAQKILAGEVGIFVEPASAISVAGLLERAEAGVVPAGAKVVLTVTGHGLKDPQWALRQSDGTDVTPTVVDATTSEVASVLDLQPVTA; this is encoded by the coding sequence ATGGCTCACCTCTGGGGCGGAGTCCTCCGCGAATACGCCGACCGGCTGGGCGTCACCGACGCCTCCACCGTCGTCACCCTCGGCGAGGGCGGCACGCCGCTCCTGCCCGCTCCCGCGCTCTCGCGCCGGACCGGTGCCGATGTGTGGGTGAAGTACGAGGGCATGAACCCGACCGGTTCGTTCAAGGACCGCGGTATGACCGTCGCGCTCTCCCGTGCCGTCGAGCACGGGGCCAAGGCCGTCATCTGCGCCTCGACCGGCAACACCTCGGCCTCGGCGGCGGCCTACGCCGCCCACGCCGGGATCACCGCCGCGGTGCTCGTGCCCGAGGGCAAGATCGCGATGGGCAAGCTCAGCCAGGCCGTCGCCCACAACGGGCGCCTGATCCAGATCCGCGGCAACTTCGACGACTGCCTCGAGATCGCACGCGAGCTCGCCGACCACTACCCGGTCCACCTCGTCAACTCGGTGAACCCCGACCGCATCGAGGGGCAGAAGACGGCGGCCTACGAGGTCGTCGAGGTCCTGGGCGACGCCCCCGACTTCCACTTCATCCCCGTCGGCAACGCCGGAAACTACACCGCGTACTCGCGCGGCTACCGCGAAGAGGCCGCCCGCGGCGTCGCCACGCGCGTTCCCCGGATGTTCGGCTTCCAGGCCGCCGGTTCCGCCCCGCTCGTGCGCGGCGAGGTCGTGAAGAACCCCGAGACGATCGCCAGCGCGATCCGCATCGGCAACCCCGCCTCGTGGGAGCTCGCGCTCGAAGCGCGCGACGCCACGGACGGCTACTTCGGCGCGATCGACGACGCCCGCATCCTCGAGGCGCAGAAGATCCTCGCCGGCGAGGTCGGGATCTTCGTCGAGCCCGCCTCGGCGATCAGCGTCGCGGGCCTGCTCGAGCGGGCCGAGGCCGGGGTCGTCCCCGCCGGCGCCAAGGTCGTGCTGACCGTCACCGGCCACGGCCTGAAGGACCCCCAGTGGGCCCTCCGCCAGTCCGACGGCACCGACGTCACCCCCACCGTCGTCGACGCGACCACGTCCGAGGTCGCATCGGTGCTCGACCTGCAGCCGGTGACCGCGTGA
- a CDS encoding homoserine dehydrogenase, with product MTDYRTLRVALLGAGAVGSQVADLLLKHGDELADRAGAKLELAGIAVRNLDAKRDADLPQELFTTDAETLIVGSDIVIELMGGIEPARTQVLHAIASGADVVTANKALLATHGSEVFEAADQVGAEVYYEAAAAGAIPIIRPLRDSLAGDRVVRIMGIVNGTTNYILDRMDTEGADFADVLAQAQALGYAEADPTADVEGYDAAQKAAILASLAFHTTVPLDAVHREGITSVDAAMIESARHAGYVIKLLAVCERLTAADGAESISVRVYPALVDRTHPLASVHGANNAVFVQAEAAGDLMFYGAGAGGVQTASAVLGDVVSAARRHIAGGVGVGESTRANLPAVPIGHVITRYQITLEVDDKPGVLATVAGILSEGRVSIATVEQTVIEADEKTQTGGSARLVIGTHKAREQDLSETVERLAASGVVERVVSVLRVEGN from the coding sequence ATGACCGACTACCGCACGCTCCGCGTGGCGCTCCTCGGCGCCGGCGCCGTCGGCTCGCAGGTCGCAGACCTGCTGCTCAAGCACGGCGACGAACTCGCCGACCGCGCGGGAGCCAAGCTCGAACTCGCCGGCATCGCGGTGCGAAACCTCGACGCCAAGCGCGACGCGGACCTGCCTCAGGAACTCTTCACGACGGATGCCGAGACCCTCATCGTCGGCTCCGACATCGTCATCGAGCTGATGGGCGGCATCGAGCCCGCCCGCACGCAGGTGCTGCACGCGATCGCCTCGGGCGCCGACGTCGTCACCGCCAACAAGGCGCTGCTGGCAACCCATGGCTCCGAGGTGTTCGAAGCCGCCGACCAGGTCGGGGCCGAGGTCTACTACGAGGCCGCCGCCGCGGGCGCCATCCCCATCATCCGTCCGCTGCGCGACTCGCTCGCGGGCGACCGCGTGGTGCGGATCATGGGCATCGTGAACGGCACGACGAACTACATCCTCGACCGCATGGACACCGAGGGTGCCGACTTCGCCGACGTGCTCGCGCAGGCGCAGGCGCTCGGCTACGCCGAGGCCGACCCGACGGCCGACGTCGAGGGCTACGACGCCGCGCAGAAGGCCGCGATCCTCGCGAGCCTCGCCTTCCACACCACGGTTCCTCTGGATGCCGTGCACCGCGAGGGCATCACGTCGGTCGACGCCGCGATGATCGAGTCCGCGCGTCACGCCGGTTACGTCATCAAGCTGCTCGCCGTGTGCGAGCGCCTGACGGCCGCCGATGGCGCGGAGTCCATCTCCGTTCGCGTCTACCCCGCGCTCGTCGACCGCACCCACCCGCTCGCGAGCGTCCACGGCGCCAACAACGCCGTGTTCGTCCAGGCCGAGGCCGCCGGCGACCTCATGTTCTACGGCGCCGGCGCCGGTGGCGTGCAGACGGCCTCCGCCGTGCTCGGTGACGTCGTCTCCGCCGCGCGCCGGCACATCGCCGGTGGTGTGGGCGTGGGCGAATCGACCCGCGCGAACCTCCCCGCCGTCCCCATCGGTCACGTCATCACGCGCTACCAGATCACGCTCGAGGTCGATGACAAGCCGGGCGTGCTCGCCACGGTCGCCGGCATCCTGAGCGAAGGACGCGTGTCGATCGCGACCGTCGAGCAGACCGTCATCGAGGCGGACGAGAAGACTCAGACCGGCGGGTCCGCCCGCCTGGTCATCGGAACACACAAAGCCCGCGAGCAGGACCTGAGCGAGACCGTCGAGCGTCTCGCCGCGAGCGGCGTCGTCGAGCGCGTGGTCTCCGTGCTGCGCGTGGAAGGGAACTGA
- the lysA gene encoding diaminopimelate decarboxylase: MSASHSALVPEWLTAPAEANELVAPVWPASARRVDDGSVEIGGVSVFDLRDRFGTPLYVLDEDEVRTHARRARAAFDSAAERHGIRARVYYAGKAFLSTEVVRWVVDEGLAVDVCTRGELEVALAAGADPARLGFHGNNKSVGELERAVEVGIGSVVIDSPIEIERLAAIADRRGVVQSVLVRVRTGVHAETHAFLATAHEDQKFGFSLEGAAEAVARIRELPSLRFVGLHAHIGSQIFDSSGFRESAARLVDLHADLLAGGEIPVLNVGGGFGISYTSVDDPKPIEEIADGILDAIADECAVRGIPMPDVATEPGRVIVGQAGVTLYEVGTVKTVTATENLERTYVSVDGGMSDNARPALYGADFSARVVSRTSSATPALSRVVGRHCESGDIVVDAEYLPADVTPGDLLAVPATGAYCFSLASNYNYTPRPPVVAVRDGQARVIVRGETVDDLLSRDAGIPASVSTDTPHGDTE, translated from the coding sequence GTGTCCGCCTCGCACTCCGCGCTCGTGCCCGAGTGGCTCACCGCCCCGGCTGAAGCGAATGAGCTCGTCGCCCCTGTCTGGCCCGCGTCCGCCCGCCGTGTCGACGACGGCTCCGTCGAGATCGGTGGCGTTTCCGTCTTCGATCTGCGCGACCGTTTCGGCACCCCGCTGTACGTCCTCGACGAGGACGAGGTGCGCACTCATGCTCGTCGTGCGCGTGCGGCGTTCGACTCCGCAGCCGAGCGTCACGGCATCCGGGCCCGCGTCTACTACGCCGGCAAGGCGTTCCTGTCGACCGAGGTCGTGCGCTGGGTCGTCGACGAGGGACTCGCGGTCGACGTGTGCACGCGCGGTGAGCTCGAGGTCGCTCTCGCCGCGGGCGCGGACCCCGCCCGACTCGGCTTCCACGGAAACAACAAGAGCGTCGGCGAGCTGGAGCGGGCCGTCGAGGTCGGCATCGGCTCGGTCGTCATCGACAGCCCCATCGAGATCGAGCGCCTGGCCGCGATCGCCGACCGTCGCGGCGTCGTGCAGTCGGTGCTCGTCCGCGTCCGCACCGGCGTGCATGCCGAGACCCACGCCTTCCTCGCGACCGCGCACGAAGACCAGAAGTTCGGCTTCTCGCTCGAGGGGGCGGCCGAGGCGGTCGCGCGCATCCGCGAGCTGCCCAGTCTGCGTTTCGTGGGTCTTCACGCGCACATCGGTTCGCAGATCTTCGACTCCTCGGGCTTCCGCGAGTCGGCCGCACGCCTGGTCGACCTGCACGCCGACCTGCTCGCGGGGGGAGAGATCCCCGTGCTCAACGTCGGCGGCGGTTTCGGCATCTCCTACACCTCGGTCGACGACCCGAAGCCGATCGAGGAGATCGCCGACGGCATCCTGGATGCCATCGCCGACGAGTGCGCGGTGCGCGGTATCCCGATGCCCGACGTCGCCACCGAACCCGGCCGCGTGATCGTCGGCCAGGCCGGGGTCACGCTGTACGAGGTCGGGACGGTCAAGACCGTGACCGCGACCGAGAACCTTGAACGCACGTACGTCAGCGTCGACGGCGGCATGAGCGACAACGCCCGCCCTGCCCTTTACGGCGCCGATTTCTCGGCACGCGTCGTCTCGCGCACGAGCTCCGCCACCCCGGCGCTCTCGCGCGTCGTCGGGCGTCACTGCGAATCCGGCGACATCGTCGTGGATGCCGAGTACCTTCCCGCCGACGTCACCCCCGGCGACCTGCTGGCGGTGCCCGCGACCGGCGCGTACTGCTTCTCGCTCGCGAGCAACTACAACTACACGCCGCGTCCGCCGGTCGTCGCCGTGCGCGATGGTCAGGCTCGCGTCATCGTCCGCGGCGAGACCGTCGACGACCTGCTCTCTCGCGACGCCGGGATCCCGGCATCCGTTTCGACCGACACCCCCCACGGAGACACCGAATGA
- a CDS encoding Ig-like domain-containing protein, with amino-acid sequence MTLQESSRPAPSVPLSSTVSRRTVVAGAAWGVSAVSLASATPAFANGSSVSNMTIAGPASGVPASAAVPMTVTVKDSQGQPQAGQPVSFSGPDGATFSASDGVTNGAGRYTTNFNLNKPWATPGSTVTVAAVSGSSNASQSFGVLGANVLGWGSGLFGMAGLGTTDNAPTPRQVMQVFPSPVVQVAQGGYNFTLFRLSNGDVWGVGRNGDGQLADGTTTDRYWPPQQIAGLSNVVDIAAGYSTGYAVMPDGTVRSWGSNYESALGDGTTYAQKSFSTSVVTVSGVSNAARVAGGSWFGLALLKDATVMGWGRNGAGQLGDTTNQNRPTAVSVSGVSDVIQVAATSVAGYALRTDGSIMAWGGNWKGQQGDGSTQSGNHYTPTPVVGVSNAASIAAASQTGYALLADKTVVAWGDGENGELGNGASAASPSVVAVQGLSDVANIGSGYALKTDGTVWAWGPNDKGQLGNGSSASNSNVPVQVSLPAGIPVTAIGGSADGGARFAISGELTLNVDVVETEVAAGTAGTVTATVSSGSSGVGGAEVSLTSSGNAVLGASLGQTNAAGVFQTSVTPDRWTVPGAQLQVRASTDAASSVDGYTVLGANALGFGRDTGSELGDNGAAGPQSGTSSISRVTPSQLTCIFPSPIVQMVSTGYSADSYYSYNASFVLLRDGSVWAIGGNSHGQIGDGVANYHTSWTQIPGVENVKQITAGNQTVLALLSDGTVIGWGDNYFGQIGTNTAAQGRAYTPVAIPGLSNVAQISSSSQNSFFLLKDKTVWALGRGGAGLGTGNANEPDASTPVQVSGLTDVIQVAGTYALKSDGTVWSWGGNYSGALGQGTNPVPPRWSQGVPDYSSATPAKVVGLSGKTVTSISSYGGGALALTSDGAVYAWGDGQSGTIGDGGSVSRSSATAVSGLTSGVTLISSSGLSGYALKSDGTLVAWGDNSCGQLGDGTTTNRATPVSVTGLDGLAVTGLMTYSPVTFRMFALSSPTSISVDVADTQVAAGVASAVQAKVATGSKGVAGAAVTLAATDNAAIAATSGATDSSGVFQTTVTPDRWTTPGDVVRVTASANSGSAQDTFLVLGANMLASGFDGQGHLGIDNSGSTPLMPVQVNRAFPSPVVQVSSGAVHAMALLRDGSVWTAGLYDYGRLGRSTSTVPGTQWGQVPGLSGVTQIAAGWNNSYALLSDGTVMAWGWNIWGQCGDGTNTDRYSPVAVIGLPKKVISLVAGRVNGLVVLEDNTAMAWGASNASGQLGNGSTSNSSTPVVISNISGVVKLAGGNDTHSALLSDGSVWAWGANANGQVGDGTTVTRLTPVKLSGVTGVKDIARGGDAGYAQLSDGSISGWGSNAYGQVGDGSTTDRWSPVPVSGLSNVVQLAGGYYNGYALQSDGSAKAWGRNDAGQLGNNSSTQSASPVTVQGLNGKPVTSLATGARMEAPLFVIGQSTVAVDVASPAIAGSANQVTATVSTGSTPVEGAAVSLTASGAAVLAASSGQTNSSGQLVTTVTPDVWTRPGASLSVTAANGSSTAADVYTVIGSNLMHAGYGLWGAGGDGTNNNATTATQTSRAFSSPVVQAYSGFIFGVALLADGSVWSVGRNDYGQLGDPSVPVYDGSNGSAGRATWGRVPNLPANVVQITGGRATVYALTADGTVYAWGWNANGQIGNGTTTDQSSPLKVPGLSGVKRLGGAYRSCFAIMGDGSVKAWGKNDGGSLGDGTTTQRLSPVSVSAWGTVSDIGGDHQQTAALRTDGTVWACSAVSGTLGNGDGATSASPVQVAGLANVQALAVGFGFFHVLQADGTVAGWGANDVGQIGNGGSSTVLSPTAVSGLGGVARIAARWGGGYATLGNGQVWGWGKNDSGQLGDGTTTNRPTPVQMGGLGSRSVARLDAGVSAEGCFLVV; translated from the coding sequence GTGACCCTGCAAGAATCCAGCCGCCCGGCCCCCTCCGTCCCGTTGTCATCGACCGTCTCTCGTCGAACCGTTGTCGCTGGTGCCGCGTGGGGCGTATCGGCGGTGTCGTTGGCATCCGCCACTCCCGCGTTCGCGAACGGGTCGTCGGTGTCGAACATGACGATCGCCGGTCCGGCGTCGGGCGTTCCGGCGTCGGCTGCGGTCCCGATGACGGTGACCGTGAAGGACTCGCAGGGGCAACCGCAGGCGGGTCAGCCGGTGTCGTTCAGCGGGCCGGACGGGGCGACCTTCAGCGCTTCTGATGGCGTGACGAACGGTGCGGGCCGGTACACGACGAACTTCAACCTGAACAAGCCATGGGCGACGCCCGGGAGCACGGTGACGGTGGCCGCGGTGTCGGGCAGCAGCAACGCGTCGCAATCTTTCGGTGTTCTCGGTGCGAACGTGCTCGGATGGGGATCGGGCCTCTTCGGAATGGCGGGGCTCGGTACGACGGACAACGCGCCCACGCCGCGTCAGGTGATGCAGGTGTTCCCGTCGCCTGTGGTGCAGGTGGCGCAGGGCGGATACAACTTCACGCTCTTTCGCCTGAGCAACGGTGACGTATGGGGGGTGGGACGCAACGGGGATGGCCAGCTCGCGGACGGCACGACGACCGACCGGTATTGGCCGCCGCAGCAGATCGCGGGACTGTCGAACGTCGTCGATATCGCCGCCGGTTACTCGACGGGGTACGCGGTGATGCCGGACGGGACCGTTCGCTCGTGGGGGTCGAACTACGAGTCCGCGCTCGGGGACGGCACGACTTACGCGCAGAAGTCCTTCTCCACTTCGGTCGTCACGGTGTCGGGCGTATCGAACGCCGCGAGGGTCGCGGGCGGATCGTGGTTCGGTCTCGCCTTGCTGAAGGATGCCACTGTCATGGGATGGGGTCGCAACGGCGCCGGCCAGCTCGGCGACACCACCAACCAGAACCGACCGACGGCCGTCTCCGTGTCGGGCGTTTCCGATGTCATCCAGGTCGCGGCGACGTCAGTCGCCGGATACGCCCTGCGCACCGATGGGTCGATCATGGCGTGGGGTGGTAACTGGAAGGGGCAGCAGGGAGACGGGTCCACGCAGTCCGGCAACCACTACACCCCGACACCGGTCGTGGGTGTCTCGAACGCGGCGAGCATCGCCGCGGCGAGTCAGACCGGCTATGCCCTTCTCGCGGACAAGACGGTGGTGGCGTGGGGTGACGGGGAGAACGGCGAACTCGGTAACGGTGCATCGGCCGCGTCCCCCAGCGTCGTGGCCGTTCAGGGCCTGTCCGATGTGGCGAACATCGGCTCCGGCTATGCGTTGAAGACGGATGGCACCGTCTGGGCCTGGGGCCCGAATGATAAGGGCCAACTCGGCAACGGTTCGAGCGCCTCGAACAGCAACGTCCCGGTGCAGGTCAGTCTGCCCGCGGGCATTCCCGTCACCGCGATCGGCGGCAGCGCCGATGGCGGTGCGCGCTTCGCCATTTCGGGCGAATTGACGCTGAACGTCGACGTGGTCGAGACAGAGGTGGCGGCCGGTACGGCGGGGACCGTCACTGCGACGGTGTCGTCGGGTTCGAGTGGCGTGGGCGGCGCGGAGGTCTCGCTCACTTCGTCCGGCAACGCGGTGCTCGGTGCGAGCTTGGGTCAGACGAACGCGGCGGGTGTTTTTCAGACGTCCGTCACGCCCGATCGGTGGACGGTGCCAGGGGCCCAGCTGCAGGTGCGTGCCTCGACGGATGCGGCAAGTAGCGTCGACGGCTACACCGTGCTCGGCGCCAACGCCCTCGGCTTCGGGCGCGATACCGGCAGCGAGCTCGGTGACAACGGTGCTGCGGGGCCGCAGTCGGGAACCAGCTCCATCTCGCGGGTGACTCCGTCGCAGCTCACATGCATCTTCCCTTCGCCCATCGTTCAGATGGTGTCAACGGGGTACTCCGCAGACTCCTACTACAGTTACAACGCGTCGTTCGTCTTGCTCCGCGACGGGTCGGTCTGGGCCATCGGCGGGAACAGCCACGGCCAGATCGGTGACGGCGTCGCGAACTACCACACCTCGTGGACGCAGATTCCGGGTGTCGAGAATGTGAAGCAGATCACCGCCGGCAATCAGACGGTGCTGGCGCTTCTGTCCGACGGGACCGTGATCGGGTGGGGAGACAACTACTTCGGTCAGATCGGCACGAACACCGCGGCTCAAGGGCGCGCGTACACCCCGGTGGCGATCCCCGGGCTGTCGAACGTCGCGCAGATCAGCTCCAGCAGCCAGAACTCGTTCTTCCTCCTGAAGGACAAGACCGTGTGGGCCCTCGGTCGAGGCGGCGCGGGCCTGGGAACGGGGAACGCCAACGAGCCGGATGCGTCGACTCCGGTGCAGGTCTCGGGGCTGACCGATGTCATCCAGGTGGCGGGGACCTACGCGCTGAAGAGCGATGGCACGGTGTGGTCGTGGGGCGGCAACTACTCCGGAGCTCTCGGTCAGGGAACGAATCCGGTTCCGCCTCGGTGGAGCCAGGGTGTGCCCGACTACAGCTCCGCCACGCCCGCGAAGGTCGTCGGACTGTCAGGCAAGACGGTCACGTCGATCTCCAGCTACGGCGGCGGGGCGCTCGCGCTGACGTCGGACGGTGCGGTGTACGCATGGGGCGACGGCCAGAGCGGCACCATCGGGGACGGCGGGTCTGTTTCCCGCTCGTCCGCGACCGCCGTGTCGGGTCTCACGTCCGGCGTCACCCTGATCTCGTCCTCGGGCCTCTCGGGGTACGCGCTGAAGAGCGACGGGACTTTGGTGGCGTGGGGTGACAACTCCTGCGGCCAGCTCGGCGACGGGACGACGACGAACCGTGCCACCCCCGTGTCGGTCACCGGTCTCGACGGTCTCGCCGTGACAGGACTGATGACGTACTCGCCGGTCACGTTCCGCATGTTCGCCCTCAGCTCGCCGACCTCGATCTCGGTGGACGTAGCTGACACCCAGGTCGCGGCGGGCGTTGCATCTGCGGTTCAGGCGAAGGTCGCGACCGGGTCGAAGGGGGTGGCCGGCGCGGCCGTCACACTCGCGGCGACGGACAACGCCGCGATCGCGGCGACATCGGGCGCGACGGACTCTTCCGGCGTGTTCCAGACGACGGTGACGCCGGACCGCTGGACGACGCCCGGGGACGTGGTGCGGGTCACGGCATCCGCGAACTCCGGCTCGGCGCAGGACACGTTCCTCGTGCTGGGTGCCAACATGCTCGCGTCCGGGTTCGACGGGCAGGGACACCTGGGTATCGACAACTCGGGAAGCACTCCGCTCATGCCCGTCCAGGTCAACCGTGCGTTCCCGAGCCCGGTGGTGCAGGTATCGAGTGGAGCCGTCCACGCGATGGCACTGCTGCGAGACGGATCGGTCTGGACGGCGGGTCTCTACGACTATGGGCGGCTCGGTCGCAGCACGTCGACGGTTCCGGGTACGCAGTGGGGCCAGGTGCCGGGCCTCTCGGGGGTCACGCAGATCGCAGCGGGCTGGAACAACTCGTATGCGTTGCTGTCCGATGGGACCGTCATGGCGTGGGGCTGGAACATCTGGGGCCAGTGCGGTGATGGAACGAACACCGACCGTTACAGTCCTGTTGCGGTGATCGGCTTGCCGAAGAAGGTCATCTCGCTCGTGGCCGGTCGGGTCAACGGCCTGGTCGTGCTCGAGGACAACACCGCGATGGCGTGGGGTGCGAGCAACGCAAGCGGTCAACTCGGTAACGGATCCACCTCGAACAGCTCCACGCCGGTCGTCATCTCGAACATCTCCGGTGTCGTCAAGCTCGCGGGTGGTAACGACACCCACTCCGCTCTGCTGAGTGACGGATCGGTCTGGGCGTGGGGCGCGAACGCGAACGGCCAGGTGGGCGACGGCACCACCGTCACCCGTCTGACGCCCGTGAAGCTGAGCGGTGTCACGGGGGTGAAAGACATCGCTCGCGGTGGCGACGCCGGTTATGCGCAGTTGAGCGACGGCAGCATCTCGGGATGGGGAAGCAACGCCTACGGTCAGGTCGGCGACGGCTCGACGACCGATCGCTGGTCACCCGTGCCGGTCAGCGGTCTGTCGAACGTCGTGCAGCTCGCCGGGGGCTACTACAACGGCTACGCATTGCAGAGCGATGGGTCGGCGAAAGCATGGGGGCGTAACGACGCCGGCCAGCTCGGTAACAACTCGTCGACGCAGAGCGCGTCGCCGGTCACGGTTCAGGGGCTCAACGGGAAGCCGGTGACCTCCCTGGCCACAGGCGCTCGCATGGAAGCGCCGCTCTTCGTCATCGGTCAGTCCACGGTCGCGGTCGATGTCGCCTCTCCGGCCATCGCGGGCTCCGCGAACCAGGTGACGGCGACCGTCTCCACGGGTTCGACCCCTGTCGAGGGGGCTGCCGTGTCGCTCACCGCCTCGGGCGCGGCTGTGCTTGCGGCATCCTCGGGACAGACGAATTCGTCCGGTCAGCTCGTCACGACGGTCACCCCCGATGTGTGGACCCGTCCCGGGGCCTCGCTCAGTGTGACCGCGGCGAATGGGTCGAGCACTGCGGCGGACGTCTACACGGTCATCGGATCCAACCTGATGCACGCCGGGTACGGTCTCTGGGGAGCGGGCGGCGACGGAACGAACAACAACGCGACCACCGCGACACAGACCTCGCGCGCTTTCTCATCGCCCGTCGTCCAGGCTTACAGCGGCTTCATCTTCGGCGTGGCCTTGCTGGCCGACGGCTCGGTGTGGTCGGTCGGCCGCAACGACTATGGCCAGCTCGGTGATCCCTCCGTTCCCGTATACGACGGCTCCAACGGTTCCGCGGGACGTGCAACATGGGGGCGCGTTCCGAATCTGCCCGCCAACGTCGTGCAGATCACCGGAGGACGCGCTACCGTCTACGCGCTGACGGCCGACGGCACCGTCTACGCCTGGGGGTGGAACGCGAACGGGCAGATCGGGAACGGGACGACAACCGATCAGTCCTCGCCCCTCAAAGTTCCGGGGTTGTCGGGCGTGAAGCGCCTCGGTGGTGCCTACCGCTCGTGCTTCGCCATCATGGGCGACGGCTCCGTCAAAGCATGGGGTAAGAACGATGGGGGCAGCCTCGGCGATGGCACCACCACCCAGCGCCTCAGTCCTGTCTCGGTCTCGGCCTGGGGAACGGTGAGCGACATCGGAGGCGACCACCAGCAGACGGCCGCGCTCCGCACGGACGGCACGGTTTGGGCGTGCAGCGCTGTGAGCGGCACGCTCGGCAACGGAGATGGCGCGACCAGCGCGTCGCCCGTTCAGGTGGCCGGCTTGGCGAACGTGCAGGCCCTCGCGGTCGGATTCGGCTTCTTCCACGTGCTGCAGGCCGACGGAACCGTGGCCGGGTGGGGTGCGAACGATGTCGGGCAGATTGGTAACGGCGGTTCGTCGACCGTGCTGAGCCCCACCGCGGTAAGCGGCCTCGGCGGTGTCGCGAGGATCGCGGCTCGATGGGGTGGCGGATATGCGACCCTCGGCAATGGTCAAGTCTGGGGCTGGGGCAAGAACGACTCTGGACAACTCGGCGATGGCACCACAACCAACCGTCCGACCCCGGTACAGATGGGCGGCCTGGGGTCGCGATCCGTTGCGCGTCTGGACGCCGGCGTCTCTGCCGAGGGGTGTTTCCTCGTCGTCTGA
- a CDS encoding helix-turn-helix domain-containing protein encodes MPSTVLEDQTMTAPLEPSAVTIERRVHRRGSHAYEWLRQRGWGAEGGLRSDAMIHADELRTSSVVARRLRTSALGLQSLAANTNHAFFVLQIEGSTDVLFRDGSVSRVGPLGFLSCALRDVAAIRSHGPVRRIEVIAVLPLFISTSASSSAHVPHPSAPGGLGTGLPPPPPPPPAWALVTSVVDVILGSTLTSDSAAVAPLEASLLHALTALMVEARGGVTAQRATLLSRAQDIIRRRVTQSDFTVEQLAASLNVSSRYLTQIFREAGTSPGRAIRAARLSQAQLVLHGGASSDPAVVARAAGFSSVRAMKEAFRRAGQPLPLPAAVRTPPVAGQITTTSPRRTNREAADRCDLDGVCRLSSRVDRRPPSAARGRASHDEASVPDRHVLRGG; translated from the coding sequence ATGCCATCCACCGTGCTTGAGGATCAGACGATGACCGCCCCGCTCGAACCGTCCGCCGTGACGATCGAGCGCAGGGTGCACCGCCGGGGCTCGCACGCCTACGAGTGGCTGCGGCAGCGCGGCTGGGGGGCCGAGGGCGGGCTGCGCAGCGACGCGATGATCCACGCCGACGAGTTGCGGACCTCATCCGTCGTCGCGCGGCGATTACGGACGAGTGCGCTCGGGCTGCAGTCGCTCGCCGCGAACACCAACCACGCCTTCTTCGTGCTCCAGATCGAGGGGAGCACGGATGTGTTGTTCCGCGACGGCTCCGTCTCCCGGGTCGGTCCCCTGGGGTTCCTGTCCTGCGCCCTTCGTGACGTCGCGGCGATTCGCTCGCACGGTCCTGTTCGGCGCATCGAGGTGATCGCCGTCCTTCCGCTCTTCATCTCCACGTCCGCATCCTCGTCCGCTCATGTCCCCCACCCGTCGGCCCCGGGCGGCCTCGGGACGGGACTCCCCCCCCCCCCCCCCCCCCCGCCAGCGTGGGCACTGGTCACGTCTGTCGTCGACGTCATCCTGGGTTCGACGCTCACGTCGGACAGCGCCGCTGTCGCGCCCCTCGAGGCATCCCTTCTGCACGCCCTCACCGCACTCATGGTCGAGGCGCGCGGCGGCGTCACCGCGCAGAGGGCCACGCTCCTCTCGCGCGCGCAGGACATCATCCGGCGTCGCGTGACGCAATCGGACTTCACCGTGGAACAGCTCGCCGCATCGCTGAACGTCTCCAGCCGGTACCTGACGCAGATCTTCCGCGAAGCCGGCACCTCGCCCGGCCGGGCCATACGCGCCGCCCGCCTGTCCCAGGCGCAGCTCGTCCTTCACGGGGGTGCGTCGTCGGACCCCGCCGTTGTCGCGCGGGCCGCCGGCTTCTCGTCCGTCCGAGCGATGAAAGAGGCGTTCCGTCGCGCCGGCCAGCCCCTTCCTCTCCCTGCGGCCGTCCGGACACCACCCGTCGCCGGACAGATCACGACCACGAGCCCACGAAGGACGAATCGAGAAGCCGCTGATCGCTGTGATTTGGACGGCGTATGCCGTTTGTCTTCCCGCGTCGACCGACGTCCACCCTCCGCAGCCCGTGGCCGCGCGTCACACGACGAAGCGTCCGTTCCGGATCGACACGTTCTGCGGGGTGGATGA